From bacterium, a single genomic window includes:
- the rpmG gene encoding 50S ribosomal protein L33: protein MPRDIITLACNECKRRNYTQTKNKKNTPDRVEHSKYCPRCRKHTTHRETR from the coding sequence ATGCCGCGCGACATCATCACGCTGGCGTGTAACGAGTGCAAGCGGCGCAATTACACGCAGACGAAAAACAAGAAGAACACGCCGGACCGGGTGGAGCACTCGAAATACTGCCCCCGGTGCCGGAAGCACACGACGCACCGGGAAACCCGGTAG